One genomic segment of Cydia splendana chromosome 5, ilCydSple1.2, whole genome shotgun sequence includes these proteins:
- the LOC134790748 gene encoding large ribosomal subunit protein uL29, which produces MGKVKCSELRTKDKKELFKQLEELKTELTNLRVAKVTGGAASKLSKIRVVRKAIARVYIVYHQKMKVNLRNHYKNKKYKPLDLRPKKTRAMRKALTKHEAKIKTRKEIRKKSLFPPRVYAVKA; this is translated from the exons ATG GGTAAGGTTAAGTGCTCAGAACTGCGTACGAAGGACAAGAAGGAGCTCTTCAAACAACTGGAAGAGCTGAAGACTGAGTTAACAAATCTCAGAGTAGCTAAAGTCACCGGTGGAGCAGCTTCCAAGCTGTCTAAAAT TCGAGTGGTAAGGAAAGCCATTGCCCGGGTATACATTGTATACCACCAGAAGATGAAGGTTAACCTGCGTAACCACTACAAGAACAAGAAGTACAAGCCCCTAGACCTGAGGCCCAAGAAGACCCGTGCTATGCGCAAGGCCCTCACAAAGCATGAAGCCAAGATCAAGACCAGAAAAGAGATCAGAAAGAAGTCTCTCTTCCCCCCAAGGGTTTATGCTGTTAAGGCTTAA
- the LOC134790749 gene encoding alpha N-terminal protein methyltransferase 1-like: MTDSQESICYEKALEYWSEIPATVDGVLGGFGFISDVDIQGSRLFLQSILSSENPPSTNLALDCGAGIGRISKYLLIPHFSSVDVIEPDEKFINTIREYVGSNAEKLGNLYKVSLQEFRPEKKYDLIWNQWVLGYLKDDDLLSYLTYCRDALSENGVIIVKENVTSSGKTEKDDADSSVTRPLKEYIKIFGKAKLKRIKQCKQTNFPNGIYPVYMFALIPNLISEGDNNHFKL; this comes from the exons ATGACCGATTCTCAAGAAAGTATATGCTATGAAAAAGCTTTAGAGTACTGGTCCGAAATCCCGGCTACGGTTGATGGTGTACTCGGAGGTTTTGGCTTCATTTCGGATGTAGATATTCAAGGATCCAGATTGTTTCTACAGTCTATTCTCTCGTCCGAAAATCCACCATCTACTAATTTAGCTCTTGACTGTGGAGCCGGCATTGGAAGAATATCTAAGTATTTACTAATACCTCATTTCAGCTCAGTGGATGTTATTGAACCAGATGAAAAATTCATAAACACCATTAGGGAATATGTTGGAAGTAATGCAGAAAAATTAGGAAATTTGTATAAAGTGAGTTTACAAGAATTTAGACCAGAGAAAAAATATGACCTAATTTGGAACCAGTGGGTTTTAGGATATTTAAAAGATGATGATTTGCTGTCATATTTAACATATTGCAG GGATGCCCTGTCAGAAAATGGAGTTATTATTGttaaagaaaatgtgacatcTTCTGGGAAAACAGAAAAAGATGATGCTGATTCATCAGTTACAAGACCATTGAAagaatacataaaaatatttggCAAAGCTAAATTGAAAAGGATAAAACAgtgtaaacaaacaaattttCCAAATGGTATATATCCGGTGTACATGTTTGCTCTTATACCTAACTTAATATCAGAAGGTGATAACAATCATTTTAAGTTATGA
- the LOC134790751 gene encoding uncharacterized protein LOC134790751, producing MSRYKQPQPLESLALSRLGDWIAVQAELLMAPISTQAQRDTTIAQISLSRHIDSIRNYIDYNVPWMVHDLLVTEVIRALSTLLETTKKAHFRGSMGKFVSEMNVIVRMVETLFTRNLTYVSIDIIPKMMRSVFYSKLQMLSGLVYLNLGSLSGGWKTADMEGSIIEALKELHNLKYLTINYDCTDNILHCLIQNCKKIEKLDVSSSKCVTNESINILAKLLTLKATQLYRTSVTYEGFARLLIKSKNLEDIGRCDDIGKVLEYIDLTTSSARPLKLKTYVSRYAPANHLQLAVDMCPDIRSMTVFHNAVHGDLMMLIGLKDLCELKLLSCDFYGDQVKQILQVKGCNIIHLHLEHVDQIDLNALMYISQMCPLLEHLTLYNCTLIQHTSLYTKKLELLPFRNLKQFTCVATCNDDQLSFVLANALNVEYVHLGTAVNITDEFVFKLLDKNPLIHLKEFRIMHSDFLTIVSIERIIQSCMSLRILVELESWTSLTESDREYVRNYIKVSNFNIDMAPIRRYEVLNN from the coding sequence ATGTCGAGATACAAACAACCACAACCGCTTGAAAGCTTAGCTTTGAGCAGGCTTGGTGACTGGATTGCAGTACAGGCGGAGCTTCTCATGGCGCCCATTTCAACACAAGCTCAGCGGGACACTACTATTGCTCAAATATCACTATCGCGTCACATCGATAGTATTCGTAATTACATTGATTACAACGTTCCATGGATGGTTCATGATTTACTGGTAACTGAAGTTATAAGAGCGCTGTCGACGCTATTGGAAACCACTAAAAAGGCACACTTCCGAGGATCTATGGGAAAGTTTGTCAGTGAAATGAATGTCATTGTGAGAATGGTCGAGACTTTGTTTACCAGAAATTTGACTTATGTTTCTATCGATATCATACCAAAAATGATGCGTAGCGTTTTCTATTCAAAATTACAAATGCTCTCAGGTCTAGTTTACCTGAACCTGGGGTCCCTCTCTGGAGGCTGGAAAACAGCCGACATGGAAGGATCCATAATTGAAGCACTCAAAGAACTTCATAATCTTAAATACTTGACAATAAATTACGATTGCACTGATAATATCTTACATTGTCTAatacaaaattgtaaaaaaatcgaaaaattgGATGTATCTAGTTCCAAATGCGTGACAAATGAAAGTATTAACATCTTGGCTAAGTTATTAACCCTGAAAGCTACACAATTATACAGGACATCTGTGACATATGAAGGCTTTGCAAGATTACTCATTAAGAGTAAAAACCTTGAGGACATTGGGCGCTGTGACGATATTGGTAAAGTTTTAGAATACATTGATTTAACAACTTCTTCTGCTAGACCATTAAAGTTGAAAACATATGTTAGTCGATATGCACCGGCAAACCATTTGCAGTTAGCAGTAGATATGTGTCCGGATATACGAAGCATGACCGTCTTCCACAATGCTGTGCATGGCGATTTAATGATGCTCATAGGTCTTAAGGACCTTTGTGAGCTTAAATTACTGTCGTGTGATTTCTACGGGGATCAAGTTAAACAGATACTTCAAGTTAAGGGCTGTAACATCATACATCTACACCTTGAACACGTGGATCAAATAGATTTAAACGCTTTAATGTATATTAGCCAGATGTGCCCTCTTCTAGAACATTTAACTCTCTATAATTGTACATTGATACAACATACGTCGTTATATACAAAAAAGTTAGAGTTATTGCCATTCCGAAATCTAAAGCAGTTTACTTGTGTAGCAACTTGCAATGATGATCAATTATCTTTTGTTCTTGCTAATGCCTTAAATGTAGAATATGTTCACTTAGGTACCGCCGTTAATATAACAGATGAATTTGTATTCAAACTTTTAGATAAAAATCCCCTGATCCATTTAAAAGAATTTCGGATCATGCATTCTGATTTTTTAACTATAGTATCGATTGAAAGGATTATTCAGAGTTGTATGAGCCTTCGAATATTAGTAGAGTTGGAAAGTTGGACTTCACTAACAGAGAGTGACCGAGAATATGTTAGAAATTATATTAAAGTTAGTAATTTCAATATCGACATGGCTCCTATTAGAAGATATGAGGTACTGAACAACTAA